From Daucus carota subsp. sativus chromosome 6, DH1 v3.0, whole genome shotgun sequence:
AATGTTGATCTCCTAGGTACATGTTAAAAGTTTCCgatttttcaactaaaatttgACCATAACAATCCCGCTTTGGACAGTTTAAACTAGATGACAAGATCCTAACAAAGGACGTATAGCTATGCGGGGAGGACACTAAAAGCAGGATAAGAACCACTTGTTGATTGCTGGTAATGATTGTCAAATTTACGGCTCTGTTAACTACTTGGTGTAATCTGCAATACTCGCATAATCTACTGATTTTTTTGTACCTCAGTTGACTGAATAAGAGTGAGCACTTCTTCGTCCAATTCCATATTATCCTTCTGCATCATGACAATGATCTTGTCAATTGGCCTTTGATTGCAGGTATGCAGCCGAAGCAATGATTTATAAACCGGCAGACTTGCAAGACCAAAACGTTTGATAACTCCAACATACCTAGTTGCACCTCCAATGTCTCCAGTCAGCTCAAAGTGCCGGGCAATAGTCTCTACTATGCTTGATGATGGCCTCCATTCACAATGCTTCAACATAGCAAACCCTTTTTTCATGGCATTAACAGCTTTCTCCATTTCTTGGTTTTTCACCCATCCTTCCATGAGTATTTCCCATGTTTTATAGTTAGGTTGCCCACCTCTCTCTGATGTCCGAAGATGTAAGGCTTCTGCTTTTTCTGTATTTCCATTCCTCATATACACGCCTAGAAGTATATTGGAGACTCTGATATCATATTTCCTACATTGTGACTCCCACTCGGTAAAAATCTCCTCAGCTTCATAAATATGGCCAAGCTTCACAAGAGATGAGATTACAGTCATATAGTTGGCACAAGTAATTTTCCTATCTACTTTTTTACAAGCTTCCCAAAGCCGCAGAATGGCATCTTTATTGTTCAGAGAGGTGTAAATGGTCATGAGAAACAAATAACCAAGGTGATTTACTGCAGATAGTTTTTTCTCTGCAGCTTTTACAGCCCAAGTAGCCTTGTCAATAAGTCCCTCCTTTAAGTAGATATTAGCCAAGGTAGCTAAAGTGCTCCACCCCACTACAACATGTTTGTCTATCTCCATCAGCTTGAAAACCACCTCCACTGAAGAAACCCCAGACACCTCAGCGCATGCAGTCATCCAGAGGTTGTATGAAAGGACAGTTCGAGGTATCATATTTCGTTTCATGTGCTGGATCACAAACACGACTTTCGCAAACTGAGATGTAGCTACATACAACTTCATCATCTCATTTAACGGATGAGGGCTAACAATCATCCCTGAGTCATTCATTTTTGTCATAAGGTCTTCGGCTTTCTCAGTATCTTTCTCTTTAACATAAAAGCGAAGAAGATGAAGGAAAGCATATTTCTGGGAAGGACTGGGAATACTAGCAAAATACTTTTCAGCCTCATCTATAGAGTGCTCTTCAGTGATCAATTTAAGTCTGATGGCATGATCAGCTGCAGTCATTTGAAATCTATCTTGAGTCTCCATCCAGTTGAGTATCTGTGCATTAATGTGAACATAATTAGACTGGAGTCGAGATCgttcaactatattttattcaatgaCCACTAAAGTTACTTTagctaatatataatataactct
This genomic window contains:
- the LOC108225202 gene encoding pentatricopeptide repeat-containing protein At5g27460, producing MYKTIYNHYRTRIYTQIRPLYTHTNGPSLTRSSCAKLEPSTATENDLGSRIFRLVFRKRSATMVIEKWVEEGNRVSGSELRRISTQLVKFKRYKHALEILNWMETQDRFQMTAADHAIRLKLITEEHSIDEAEKYFASIPSPSQKYAFLHLLRFYVKEKDTEKAEDLMTKMNDSGMIVSPHPLNEMMKLYVATSQFAKVVFVIQHMKRNMIPRTVLSYNLWMTACAEVSGVSSVEVVFKLMEIDKHVVVGWSTLATLANIYLKEGLIDKATWAVKAAEKKLSAVNHLGYLFLMTIYTSLNNKDAILRLWEACKKVDRKITCANYMTVISSLVKLGHIYEAEEIFTEWESQCRKYDIRVSNILLGVYMRNGNTEKAEALHLRTSERGGQPNYKTWEILMEGWVKNQEMEKAVNAMKKGFAMLKHCEWRPSSSIVETIARHFELTGDIGGATRYVGVIKRFGLASLPVYKSLLRLHTCNQRPIDKIIVMMQKDNMELDEEVLTLIQSTEVQKNQ